The following are encoded together in the Pedobacter sp. D749 genome:
- a CDS encoding efflux RND transporter periplasmic adaptor subunit translates to MDKKIEKKRFSTKTLLIIGGAIAFVAVVIYGYTLSLKKVYSADADKLTISKVEYGDFEDVVLLNASVVPLTSVIVSSSEGGTVAEIFTENGASVVKGTPLLRISNSNAMLSYTSSQTAATEQINQLRKSRLDLEQNQRVLNQDVLDVENSLRTATRQYRLDSSLFAKKVITLQEFNKSSQDFEYYQGKLKIVRQAVKQENQSRKMQLAQIDQSMGQMNESLEMIRKNIENMTIKAPVSGKLSSYDPVIGKSYNSNEMIGKIDVLQGYKLQAGVDEYYINRVKEGQTASCEFNGKTYNLTVSKVIPEVTAGQFQVEMVFKGASPEGLRRGLSLQTKLTLSDNSKSLLLAQGQFFQSTGGSWVFVINNGKAIKKNVKIGRKNYLYYEILDGLQKGDEVITSSYDQFNQYDQVEINK, encoded by the coding sequence ATGGATAAGAAAATAGAGAAAAAAAGATTTAGCACTAAGACCTTGTTAATTATAGGTGGAGCAATTGCTTTTGTTGCAGTTGTAATTTATGGCTATACTTTGTCCCTCAAAAAAGTTTACAGTGCCGATGCCGATAAATTAACCATCAGTAAAGTAGAATATGGCGATTTTGAAGATGTGGTGCTATTAAATGCCAGTGTAGTTCCTTTAACTTCAGTAATTGTAAGTTCATCTGAAGGTGGTACAGTTGCTGAAATTTTTACTGAGAATGGAGCTTCGGTTGTAAAAGGAACGCCATTATTAAGAATCTCCAATTCAAATGCCATGTTGAGTTATACCTCTAGTCAAACTGCTGCTACTGAACAGATTAATCAGTTGCGGAAATCGCGGTTGGATTTAGAGCAAAATCAGCGGGTTTTAAATCAGGATGTTTTAGATGTAGAAAATAGTTTAAGAACAGCAACCCGTCAATATAGATTAGATAGCTCACTTTTCGCCAAAAAAGTAATTACGCTACAAGAATTTAACAAATCGAGTCAGGATTTTGAATATTACCAGGGCAAGCTTAAAATTGTGCGTCAGGCAGTTAAACAGGAAAATCAAAGCCGTAAAATGCAACTGGCACAGATTGATCAATCGATGGGGCAAATGAACGAAAGTTTGGAAATGATCCGTAAAAACATCGAAAATATGACGATCAAAGCTCCGGTATCTGGTAAATTGTCATCTTACGATCCTGTGATCGGTAAATCATATAATTCTAACGAAATGATTGGAAAGATTGATGTGTTGCAAGGTTATAAACTTCAGGCAGGAGTTGATGAATATTATATTAATCGTGTAAAAGAAGGACAAACCGCTAGCTGTGAGTTTAATGGTAAAACTTATAACTTAACCGTAAGTAAAGTAATTCCAGAAGTTACTGCGGGCCAGTTTCAGGTAGAAATGGTATTTAAAGGTGCTTCACCCGAAGGTTTACGCCGTGGTTTATCATTACAGACCAAATTGACCTTATCGGATAACAGCAAATCATTGCTTCTGGCGCAAGGACAGTTTTTTCAAAGTACCGGCGGTTCATGGGTATTTGTGATAAATAATGGCAAGGCAATTAAGAAAAATGTTAAAATCGGTCGGAAAAACTATCTGTATTATGAAATTTTGGATGGTTTGCAAAAAGGCGACGAAGTAATTACTTCATCTTACGATCAGTTTAACCAGTACGATCAGGTGGAGATTAATAAGTAG
- a CDS encoding glycoside hydrolase family 15 protein, translating into MAEQHLYETGIIGNCAFIAHVNKNTDISWLCWPRFDSPFVFGSLLDEKKGGEFSILPQGEFSSNQYYIENTNVLRTEITAEDGKYRITDFAPRFRLYDRYFKPLMLIRKIEPLEGNPRITIKCEPVCDYGKGKMKSSRGSNHIDYLGCDENIRLSTNVSLTYIIDEKAFVLNEAKYLVMTYGQNLEAPVVSTAENFLRETISYWRLWIKHSSIAGFYQPFVIRSALVLKIHQYEDTGAIIAASTTSLPESPGSTRNWDYRYCWLRDSHYVLTSLNHIGHFEEMEKYFNYLSDISHAEDTRYQPLYGIAGERQITEHTLSHLEGYKGEQPIRIGNQAYEHIQNDIYGQVLISMLPLYTDHRFVFSERSDSVKWIESVLSKIERTIDEKDAGIWEFRNIANVHCYSNLFQWAGAQAALKMAKTIGNEDFEKRANVLIDKAAAHIEACYDPERKVYTNAVGSPHLDASTLQLIMMNYLDPASDRAKDHLIALEKELKTEDGLFYRYLHADDFGKPKTTFLICAFWYVEALACVGRTDEAIKEFENIIKYCNHLLLFSEDVDAKTGSQWGNFPQAYSHVGLMNAAYRIAIKLDRPIFL; encoded by the coding sequence ATGGCCGAACAGCACCTTTATGAAACAGGAATTATAGGAAATTGCGCTTTCATTGCACATGTAAATAAAAATACTGATATATCTTGGCTTTGCTGGCCCCGTTTTGATAGCCCTTTTGTATTCGGGAGTTTATTGGATGAAAAAAAAGGAGGCGAATTTTCAATTTTACCTCAGGGCGAATTCAGTTCAAATCAATATTATATCGAAAATACCAATGTTTTAAGGACAGAAATCACAGCTGAAGATGGAAAATACCGCATTACCGATTTTGCTCCACGTTTTCGCTTATACGATCGTTATTTTAAACCACTAATGTTGATCAGAAAGATCGAACCTTTGGAGGGTAATCCACGCATTACCATTAAATGCGAGCCGGTTTGTGACTACGGAAAAGGTAAAATGAAATCTAGCCGGGGCAGTAATCACATTGATTATCTGGGCTGTGATGAAAATATTCGTTTAAGCACCAATGTGTCGCTTACCTATATCATCGATGAAAAGGCATTTGTATTAAATGAGGCAAAATACCTCGTTATGACTTATGGACAAAACCTTGAAGCGCCTGTTGTGAGTACGGCTGAAAATTTTCTTCGTGAAACCATTTCTTATTGGCGCTTATGGATTAAACACTCGTCAATAGCGGGTTTTTACCAACCGTTTGTTATCCGATCAGCCTTGGTTTTAAAAATTCACCAATACGAAGATACTGGGGCAATTATTGCCGCAAGTACAACCAGTTTACCAGAATCGCCTGGGAGTACAAGAAACTGGGATTATCGCTATTGCTGGTTAAGAGATTCACATTATGTATTAACTTCACTTAACCATATCGGTCATTTTGAAGAAATGGAGAAGTATTTTAATTACCTTTCTGATATTTCGCACGCTGAAGATACACGCTACCAACCTTTATACGGTATTGCAGGAGAAAGGCAAATTACCGAGCATACGCTAAGTCATTTGGAAGGTTATAAAGGCGAACAACCCATCAGGATAGGAAACCAGGCTTACGAACATATTCAAAATGATATTTATGGACAGGTTCTAATTTCGATGTTACCGCTTTATACCGACCACCGTTTTGTTTTTTCTGAACGCAGCGATTCAGTAAAGTGGATTGAAAGTGTACTTTCTAAAATTGAACGCACCATTGACGAAAAGGATGCCGGAATTTGGGAATTCAGAAATATTGCCAATGTACATTGTTACAGTAACTTATTTCAATGGGCAGGAGCGCAGGCGGCTTTAAAAATGGCTAAAACTATAGGGAATGAAGATTTTGAAAAGCGGGCAAATGTTTTAATCGACAAAGCTGCGGCACACATTGAAGCTTGTTATGATCCGGAAAGGAAGGTTTATACCAATGCCGTTGGAAGTCCGCATTTGGATGCCAGCACTTTACAATTGATTATGATGAATTATTTGGATCCGGCTTCAGATCGGGCGAAAGATCATTTAATCGCTTTAGAAAAGGAGTTAAAAACGGAAGACGGATTATTTTACCGATACTTACATGCTGATGATTTTGGAAAGCCGAAAACAACATTTTTAATCTGCGCTTTCTGGTATGTGGAAGCGTTAGCTTGCGTTGGCCGTACTGATGAAGCGATTAAGGAATTCGAAAACATCATTAAATATTGTAATCACCTGCTTTTATTTAGCGAAGATGTTGATGCTAAAACAGGTAGCCAGTGGGGAAATTTCCCGCAAGCTTATAGCCATGTGGGTTTAATGAATGCGGCTTACCGTATTGCGATTAAACTGGATAGGCCAATATTTTTGTAA
- a CDS encoding ABC transporter ATP-binding protein encodes MIKIENLEKVYKTEEVETTALKGINLHVAAGEFVSIMGPSGCGKSTLLNVMGLLDKPESGSYKFIDTELLTLNDRERSNFRKRNMGFVFQNFNLIDELTVFENIELPLIYNKIPAAERKKLVNEIIERMNIVNRSGHFPQQLSGGQQQRVAVARALVTKPKLVLADEPTGNLDSSHGNEVMELLCELNETGTTIVMVTHSSHDASFSNRIINLKDGHVISEKINKSRNEELI; translated from the coding sequence ATGATTAAAATAGAAAATCTGGAAAAAGTTTACAAAACAGAAGAAGTAGAAACTACTGCACTTAAAGGAATTAACCTTCACGTGGCAGCAGGCGAATTTGTTTCCATCATGGGGCCATCAGGTTGTGGGAAATCTACCCTGTTAAATGTAATGGGTTTATTGGATAAGCCTGAAAGTGGAAGCTACAAATTTATCGATACAGAACTTTTAACGCTTAATGATAGAGAGCGTTCAAATTTCCGTAAAAGAAATATGGGATTCGTTTTTCAGAATTTCAATCTGATTGATGAATTAACTGTTTTCGAAAACATCGAACTGCCCTTAATTTATAATAAAATTCCTGCCGCAGAACGCAAGAAATTGGTGAACGAAATTATCGAAAGAATGAATATTGTAAACCGTAGTGGTCACTTTCCGCAACAATTATCGGGTGGACAGCAGCAGCGTGTAGCAGTAGCAAGGGCTTTGGTAACCAAACCAAAACTGGTTCTGGCCGATGAGCCTACAGGAAACCTGGATAGCTCGCACGGTAATGAAGTAATGGAGTTGCTTTGCGAACTAAATGAAACCGGAACTACCATTGTAATGGTTACCCACTCTAGTCATGACGCCAGTTTTTCGAACAGAATCATCAACCTGAAAGATGGACATGTAATATCGGAGAAGATCAATAAAAGCAGGAACGAAGAACTCATATAG
- a CDS encoding PAS domain-containing sensor histidine kinase, translating into MFYQRFTFRLIFRLLIINLLGYLLFYLIKNTQLWFTIIGVALIFFGTIISLYYYINQIRSDINRFILAVKTRDHTLNFKNKVTRGSFPELYESFSDILQVHKQIRLEQEAMFQLIKTILEQVPVGVIVVNNTKEEKDEEIAFFNQAASSLLGVPAYKYWHRLKQHLPAFGTEIEQILTGGKRFLELKIQDKLIQLSTEVIPLNLYGKNYTIISFQNIKDEIEQKETEAWNRLIGVISHEILNSITPISSLSDTINKMVTDKNNLTEDEMDDLKTALQTIQRRSSGLLDFVKDYRLIAELPTPNLESHTIGEILKHIKVLMQPFAKVKNVVLDVEQTSSKITVQLDLKLVEQVLINLITNSIYAVENKEMPYINVNYRLENTKLYIDVTDNGKGIDAGDLEKIFVPFYTTRKNGSGIGLTISRNIMKMHRGSIEVISTPESGTTFSLVFNYV; encoded by the coding sequence ATGTTTTACCAACGTTTTACCTTCCGTTTAATATTCCGCCTGCTGATTATCAATTTACTCGGCTATCTCCTGTTTTACCTGATTAAAAATACTCAACTCTGGTTTACTATAATAGGAGTTGCACTGATTTTTTTTGGTACTATTATTTCCCTTTACTATTATATCAATCAGATTCGATCGGATATTAACCGTTTTATCTTAGCTGTTAAAACGAGAGATCATACCTTGAACTTTAAAAATAAAGTAACGAGGGGAAGCTTTCCTGAATTATACGAATCGTTTAGTGATATTTTACAGGTGCACAAGCAGATCAGATTAGAACAGGAAGCCATGTTTCAACTGATCAAAACCATTTTAGAACAGGTTCCTGTGGGTGTAATCGTAGTGAACAACACAAAAGAAGAAAAAGATGAGGAAATTGCCTTTTTCAACCAGGCTGCGTCAAGCCTTTTAGGTGTACCCGCTTATAAGTACTGGCATCGGTTGAAACAGCATCTCCCGGCATTTGGAACAGAAATAGAGCAAATTTTAACGGGCGGAAAGCGGTTTTTGGAACTAAAAATCCAGGATAAACTGATCCAATTATCAACAGAGGTAATCCCCTTAAACCTTTACGGGAAAAACTATACCATTATCAGTTTTCAAAACATTAAAGATGAAATTGAGCAAAAAGAAACTGAAGCATGGAATAGATTAATTGGCGTAATTTCTCATGAAATTTTAAATTCCATCACGCCCATCAGCTCATTATCGGATACGATCAATAAAATGGTAACCGATAAAAATAACTTGACCGAGGATGAAATGGACGACCTTAAAACAGCTCTACAGACCATCCAAAGGCGTTCATCGGGTTTATTGGATTTCGTAAAAGATTATCGCTTAATTGCCGAACTGCCTACTCCAAACCTCGAATCGCACACCATTGGTGAAATATTAAAGCACATTAAAGTTTTAATGCAGCCATTTGCAAAAGTTAAAAATGTGGTGCTAGATGTAGAACAGACTTCCTCAAAAATCACCGTTCAGCTGGATCTGAAATTAGTAGAGCAAGTATTAATCAACCTGATTACAAACAGCATTTATGCAGTCGAAAATAAGGAAATGCCTTATATCAATGTAAATTACCGTTTAGAAAACACTAAACTGTATATTGATGTAACCGATAATGGAAAAGGTATTGATGCTGGTGATCTGGAAAAAATATTTGTTCCGTTTTACACCACCAGGAAAAACGGATCTGGCATTGGACTAACGATTAGCCGCAACATTATGAAGATGCATAGAGGCAGTATTGAAGTAATTTCTACTCCTGAAAGTGGTACCACTTTTTCATTGGTATTTAACTACGTTTAA
- a CDS encoding bifunctional alpha,alpha-trehalose-phosphate synthase (UDP-forming)/trehalose-phosphatase — protein sequence MKTVIISNRLPVKIIEENDEYTFIPSEGGLATGLGDVYKSGNSIWIGWPGIEVPEERQEEVTQKLAALNLYPVFLTQNEINLYYEGFSNEVLWPVFHYLVTYAHYEQSYWDCYQSVNEKFAKSAMQVLGRKDKIWIQDYQLLLLPGILREKLPNATIGFFQHIPFPSYEIFRLIPWREELLNGLIGADLIGFHTFDDVRHFISTATRLLPVNSSSNVLNSNERQIVVEAFPMGIDYDKFSSLTATEKVKKEIDYFRTGKEEMKVILSIDRLDYSKGILERLKALELLLQVHPEYIGKIELFMIVVPSRDTVPQYSELRDQIDQFVGNLNARYRSINWIPVNYFYRSFPIEVLSALYASADICLVTPMRDGMNLVSKEYIASRNNNDGVLILSEMAGASKELTDAVIVNPNNLGDIMEAIVTALKMPLDEQQQRMIAMRAIVEKFNVKHWVNNFILRLNEVKDSQKSLLTKHAVNTINEVIAAKYAKTTDRVLFLDYDGTLVDFTGNIDDASPDDELYDLIENLTIDNANKVVIISGRRNETLEQWFGHLKVDLIAEHGAWQKSYGDKWNSLPLLTDQWKQEIKTLLETYTDRTPGSFIEEKSYSLVWHYRKAEEGLGDLRANEIISHMKILAADKGLQLMPGNKVIEFKNMEVNKGKAALNWLYDKKPDFILALGDDHTDEDIFRVLPDDAFTIKVGNNISEAKYYLNDFREVRKLLWSLVKEEFVERN from the coding sequence ATGAAGACAGTTATAATATCGAACAGACTACCCGTTAAAATCATCGAAGAGAACGACGAATACACGTTTATTCCCAGCGAGGGCGGCCTTGCGACCGGTCTTGGCGACGTGTACAAATCAGGCAACTCCATCTGGATCGGATGGCCCGGAATCGAGGTGCCGGAAGAACGTCAGGAAGAAGTTACACAAAAACTCGCTGCATTAAACCTCTATCCGGTTTTTCTCACCCAAAACGAAATCAATTTATATTACGAAGGCTTTTCAAATGAAGTATTGTGGCCAGTATTCCATTATCTGGTTACTTACGCACATTACGAACAAAGTTATTGGGACTGCTATCAATCTGTTAATGAGAAATTTGCAAAAAGTGCCATGCAGGTATTGGGCAGAAAAGATAAAATCTGGATTCAAGACTACCAATTACTCCTTCTACCGGGAATTTTAAGAGAAAAACTTCCTAATGCTACCATCGGTTTTTTCCAGCATATCCCCTTTCCATCATACGAAATATTCAGGTTAATCCCCTGGAGGGAAGAACTTTTAAATGGGCTTATAGGTGCTGATTTAATCGGTTTCCATACTTTTGATGATGTTCGCCACTTTATTAGCACGGCAACACGCCTACTCCCCGTAAATTCATCATCAAACGTACTCAATAGCAACGAAAGGCAGATCGTGGTAGAAGCTTTCCCGATGGGAATTGATTATGATAAATTTTCGAGCTTAACTGCTACCGAAAAGGTGAAAAAAGAAATTGATTATTTCAGGACTGGAAAAGAAGAGATGAAAGTAATCCTTTCTATCGACCGCCTGGATTATAGCAAAGGTATTTTAGAACGGTTAAAAGCTTTAGAACTTTTGCTTCAGGTCCATCCCGAGTATATAGGAAAAATAGAACTTTTTATGATTGTCGTACCCTCTCGCGATACGGTACCTCAATATAGTGAGCTAAGGGATCAGATTGATCAGTTTGTAGGTAATTTAAATGCCCGTTACCGATCTATTAACTGGATTCCGGTGAATTATTTTTACCGTTCCTTCCCTATTGAGGTGTTATCGGCACTTTATGCCTCCGCAGATATCTGTTTGGTTACGCCAATGCGCGATGGCATGAACCTGGTCAGCAAGGAATATATTGCCAGTAGGAACAATAACGACGGCGTGCTCATATTAAGCGAAATGGCCGGTGCTTCTAAAGAATTAACCGATGCCGTAATAGTTAATCCGAACAACCTTGGCGACATTATGGAGGCCATTGTAACTGCATTAAAAATGCCTCTGGATGAGCAACAGCAACGCATGATAGCCATGCGGGCAATCGTAGAAAAATTCAATGTGAAACATTGGGTAAACAATTTTATTTTAAGATTAAACGAAGTGAAAGATTCTCAAAAATCGTTACTAACGAAGCATGCGGTAAATACCATTAATGAAGTAATTGCTGCAAAATATGCCAAAACAACCGATCGGGTACTGTTTTTGGATTATGATGGTACACTGGTAGATTTTACCGGAAATATTGATGATGCCTCACCAGATGATGAACTTTATGATTTAATAGAAAACCTAACCATTGATAATGCCAACAAAGTGGTGATTATAAGCGGAAGAAGAAACGAAACCTTGGAACAGTGGTTTGGACATTTAAAGGTAGACCTGATTGCAGAGCATGGAGCCTGGCAAAAATCGTACGGAGATAAATGGAACAGCCTTCCATTACTCACCGACCAATGGAAACAGGAAATAAAGACTCTATTAGAAACCTACACAGACCGCACCCCAGGATCGTTCATTGAAGAAAAAAGTTACTCCTTAGTTTGGCACTACCGAAAAGCAGAAGAAGGGTTAGGCGATTTAAGGGCTAATGAAATTATCAGCCACATGAAAATACTTGCTGCAGACAAGGGCTTGCAATTGATGCCGGGCAATAAGGTAATTGAGTTTAAAAACATGGAGGTTAACAAAGGTAAAGCTGCCTTAAATTGGCTTTACGATAAGAAACCAGATTTTATTTTGGCGCTTGGCGACGACCATACCGATGAAGATATTTTCCGGGTATTACCAGATGACGCATTTACCATAAAAGTTGGCAATAACATTTCGGAAGCAAAGTATTACCTCAATGATTTTAGAGAGGTTAGAAAGCTGCTTTGGAGTTTGGTGAAGGAAGAGTTTGTAGAGCGGAATTAA
- a CDS encoding sigma-54 dependent transcriptional regulator codes for MLDATVLIIDDDDDILLSARLFLKQQVKQVITCKSPKEINVLLSKNEVDIILLDMNYQKGASDGREGLYWLEHILSIDKDYVVILMTAFGNVELAVKAIKKGATDFILKPWENEKLFATISSASKLRESTRKVKKLEKIHSSLQKDLTRGFENIVGQADGIKHLQATLVKVAPTDANVLILGENGTGKQVFAYEIHGNSQRKNQVFMHVDLGSLNENLFESELFGYAKGAFTDAKEDKPGRFELADGGTIFLDEIGNLTLPLQAKLLSVLQNRTVTRLGESKERKVNVRLITATNMPLNEMVAKNTFRQDLLFRINTVELLLPPLRKRGTDILLLANHFMQVFSSKYHKEIRKLSHKAEDVLLNYKWPGNVRELQHVLERAVIMSDGNEISEDDLQLSPQRFAQNNSMPDEMALEDMEKMMVQKAIDKHKGNISKAAAELGLTRAALYRRIEKFGI; via the coding sequence ATGTTAGACGCCACAGTTTTAATTATCGATGACGACGACGATATCCTGCTTAGTGCCCGTTTGTTTTTAAAGCAGCAGGTAAAGCAGGTAATTACCTGTAAATCGCCTAAAGAAATCAATGTTTTACTAAGTAAAAATGAAGTAGACATCATCCTTCTTGATATGAACTATCAAAAAGGTGCAAGTGATGGTCGTGAGGGATTATATTGGCTCGAACACATTTTATCTATTGATAAAGATTATGTAGTCATTTTAATGACAGCCTTTGGAAATGTTGAACTTGCAGTTAAAGCAATTAAAAAAGGAGCCACCGACTTTATTTTAAAGCCCTGGGAAAATGAAAAACTTTTCGCCACCATTTCTTCGGCCTCAAAACTACGGGAATCGACCAGAAAAGTTAAAAAACTCGAAAAAATACATTCTTCCTTGCAAAAAGACCTTACCCGTGGTTTTGAGAATATCGTTGGTCAGGCTGATGGTATAAAACACCTACAGGCCACTTTGGTTAAAGTTGCACCTACTGATGCAAATGTGTTAATTTTAGGAGAAAATGGTACCGGAAAACAGGTTTTTGCTTATGAAATCCACGGAAACTCGCAGCGCAAGAATCAGGTTTTTATGCATGTTGATTTGGGTTCCTTGAATGAAAATTTGTTCGAGAGTGAACTTTTCGGTTATGCCAAAGGTGCTTTTACCGATGCAAAAGAGGATAAACCCGGACGTTTCGAACTGGCAGATGGAGGAACAATTTTTTTAGATGAGATTGGAAATTTAACACTACCGCTTCAGGCCAAATTATTAAGCGTTTTACAGAACCGTACGGTTACCCGTTTGGGCGAAAGTAAAGAACGTAAAGTAAATGTTCGCTTAATCACCGCCACCAATATGCCACTAAACGAAATGGTAGCAAAAAATACATTTCGGCAGGATTTGCTTTTCCGGATCAATACTGTTGAACTCTTATTGCCACCATTACGGAAACGTGGAACCGATATTTTATTATTGGCGAATCATTTTATGCAGGTTTTCAGTTCAAAATATCACAAAGAAATCCGTAAATTAAGTCATAAAGCAGAAGATGTACTTTTAAATTATAAATGGCCGGGCAATGTGCGCGAATTGCAGCATGTTTTAGAACGTGCAGTAATTATGAGCGACGGAAACGAAATTTCGGAAGATGATTTACAGTTGAGTCCACAGCGTTTTGCACAGAACAATTCAATGCCCGACGAAATGGCACTTGAGGATATGGAAAAAATGATGGTGCAAAAAGCCATCGACAAGCACAAGGGAAACATATCAAAAGCCGCCGCCGAACTAGGTTTAACCCGCGCAGCATTGTATAGAAGAATTGAGAAATTTGGAATCTAA